The sequence below is a genomic window from Bacteroidota bacterium.
TGAGGCTATTTTTAAGCGCATCGATGCTGGTCAAAATGCCTACCAGTGCCGTAATGCCAATGGCAATAATGCCGGCCGTTAGCCATGCACGCAACGCCTGCGATTTAATACTGTCTATGGCTAATCTAAAATCTTCGCGATTCATAATGCAAATCTATGCTGTTGTTTGACTTTCTTGTATTAAGATTGTTACAAACCTAAGTCTTTTTGTGTTAGGTAAAAAATAATACTTCTTATTGCTTGTTAAAGATTGATTAGCCACCTTTGAAAAAAATTATCTATTATGCTTACCATTGTTGGAATCATTTTATTTTGAGCCATTCTACTTGTACTTGAGATTATCCTATTGCCAGGCCTCATTGTTGGAATTATTGGTTCCATTATCATGATATTTGGACTGTCGCTCATGTACAAAAAATCATGGAGTAACAGCAGGACATATTACGCTGCTTACCACAGCCGTTTCTACAGGAGGATTTCTGTGGTGGGCTTTTACAAGCAAGACATGGAATCGGTTTAGTCTGCGCACTGTAAATCATGCCAAGGCCATTAACTACTTAGAGAACGAAGTAAAAGTTGGTGACATTGCCACCACCATATCGGCCATGAGGCCTATGGGCACTGTACTTATTAACGATAAAAAATACGAAGCACTTAGTCAGATTAGCTTTATTGATGTTGGCAAAGCGGTTATTGTAATTGAAGTATTGCCCAATAAACTTGTTGTAAAGGAAGCTTAGTTCTTTTAATATAGCAGGTGTTGTGTTTTAATGTATTTTCGAAACCACTTTCTTCACAAATTAGTTTTTGTACTATTGCAACCAGACAACATTTTTTTCTTTTTTTAAATGGAAAAACATAGCATCAGTACCCACCATCTTGATTTCAATAAAATCATCTCGATTATTGAAGGAAAAATTCCGCTTGAGCTTTCAGATAGTGCCCGGCAAAAAATAGCAAAATGCCGCGAGTTTCTTGATAAAAAAATTGCGCAACCTGATATGGTTGTGTATGGCATTAACACCGGTTTTGGCTCTTTGTACAATAAAACAATTAATAGCAATGAGCTCGAGCAGTTGCAGGAGAATCTGGTAATGTCGCACGCATGTGGTACCGGAAGCGAAGCGCCTCCGGAAATCGTAAAGCTAATGTTGTTGCTGAAAATTCAGGCTTTAAGCTATGGTAACTCAGGTGTAACAGTAGCAACGGTACAACGATTAATTGACTACTACAACAACGATATCTTGCCTCAGGTATTTACCCAGGGTTCGCT
It includes:
- a CDS encoding NfeD family protein; its protein translation is MDCRSCTKNHGVTAGHITLLTTAVSTGGFLWWAFTSKTWNRFSLRTVNHAKAINYLENEVKVGDIATTISAMRPMGTVLINDKKYEALSQISFIDVGKAVIVIEVLPNKLVVKEA